In Polyangium spumosum, a genomic segment contains:
- a CDS encoding PAS domain-containing protein, translating to MSPGVPLDDCPELVSHHDAAGVFLFASAAAARILGRSPEALVGTSIVELGCEADRDGLAQAWREGVTSGEARGLRYRTERDGALLHVETSLRVVTQGEAAGTVVCVTRDVEDLVRAERHAAERLAEAELGWTHWDELVALVPGIVWIAPFREDGSRANATFISDYLERSLGYSPEEWLTTPNFWGTIVHPDDQKRVMEDLPRAVEEGRPSPAYRILARDGRVSYFQSFMRVRHGANGKPEWFYGLTLDVTTFKQAEADNAALLAAVRRASEEHRVLSDQLTARAREVIALSAPVIPLDDGALVMPLLGVVDEERATLVLHKLLEGIMERRPRLAILDLTGVQSLDPEGAFGLVQAARAATLLGSRVVLTGLRAEAARTIVSAGLALEELPTRATVQHALREHGPRRRR from the coding sequence ATGTCCCCTGGTGTCCCTCTCGATGATTGCCCCGAGCTCGTCTCGCATCACGACGCCGCCGGGGTCTTCCTCTTCGCGTCGGCGGCGGCGGCGCGTATCCTCGGGCGCTCGCCCGAGGCGCTCGTCGGGACGTCGATCGTCGAGCTCGGCTGCGAGGCAGATCGAGATGGGCTCGCGCAGGCGTGGCGCGAGGGCGTGACGTCGGGCGAGGCGCGCGGGCTCCGCTACCGGACGGAGCGCGACGGCGCGCTCTTGCACGTGGAGACGAGCCTGCGTGTCGTGACCCAGGGCGAAGCCGCGGGCACGGTCGTGTGCGTGACGCGGGACGTGGAGGACCTCGTGCGCGCCGAGCGCCACGCGGCCGAGCGCCTGGCCGAGGCGGAGCTCGGCTGGACGCACTGGGACGAGCTCGTCGCGCTCGTCCCGGGCATCGTGTGGATCGCGCCGTTCCGCGAGGACGGCAGCCGCGCGAACGCCACGTTCATCAGCGACTACCTCGAGCGCTCGCTCGGCTACTCGCCCGAGGAGTGGCTCACCACGCCGAACTTCTGGGGCACGATCGTGCATCCCGACGACCAGAAGCGCGTGATGGAGGACCTCCCCCGCGCCGTCGAGGAGGGCAGGCCCTCGCCTGCGTACCGGATCCTCGCGCGGGATGGGCGCGTCTCGTACTTCCAGTCGTTCATGCGTGTTCGCCACGGCGCGAACGGCAAACCCGAGTGGTTCTACGGGTTGACGCTCGACGTGACGACCTTCAAGCAAGCCGAGGCGGACAACGCCGCGCTGCTCGCGGCGGTGCGGCGCGCCTCGGAAGAGCACAGGGTCCTGAGCGACCAGCTCACGGCGCGCGCGAGGGAGGTCATCGCGCTCTCGGCGCCGGTCATCCCGCTCGACGACGGCGCGCTCGTCATGCCGCTGCTCGGCGTGGTGGACGAGGAGCGTGCCACGCTCGTCCTGCACAAGCTGCTCGAAGGCATCATGGAGCGGCGCCCGCGGCTCGCCATCCTGGACCTGACGGGCGTGCAGTCGCTCGATCCGGAGGGCGCCTTCGGGCTCGTGCAGGCCGCGCGCGCCGCGACGCTGCTCGGCTCACGCGTGGTGCTCACGGGGCTGCGGGCGGAGGCGGCGCGGACGATCGTCTCCGCGGGCCTCGCGCTCGAGGAGCTCCCGACGCGGGCGACGGTGCAACATGCGCTGAGGGAGCACGGCCCGCGGCGGCGACGATAG
- a CDS encoding nuclear transport factor 2 family protein — MSHPHDGPKDPPSRLDRLESLEAIRTIKARYAVLADRCLGSPSSANAVALADLFTDDAVADYGFFGTFTGRAELLNAFENVLPAGTRWSAHYIVNPILSVEGDTAQGSWSFLIHAVPRTPPDAPQTTFFGGYEEKYRRVGGRWKISELVVRYSSP, encoded by the coding sequence ATGTCGCACCCCCATGATGGTCCGAAAGACCCGCCTTCGCGCCTCGACCGCCTCGAATCGCTCGAGGCGATCCGCACGATCAAGGCCCGTTACGCCGTCCTCGCCGACCGTTGCCTCGGCTCGCCGAGCAGCGCCAACGCCGTGGCGCTCGCGGACCTCTTCACGGACGACGCCGTCGCCGATTACGGCTTCTTCGGCACGTTCACGGGGCGCGCGGAGCTGCTCAATGCCTTCGAGAACGTGCTGCCGGCGGGTACGCGCTGGAGCGCCCACTACATCGTCAACCCGATCCTGTCGGTCGAGGGTGATACGGCCCAGGGGTCGTGGTCGTTCCTGATCCACGCCGTGCCGCGCACGCCGCCCGACGCCCCGCAGACGACGTTCTTCGGCGGCTACGAGGAAAAGTACCGCCGCGTCGGAGGCCGCTGGAAGATCTCCGAGCTCGTCGTGCGGTATTCGTCGCCCTAG
- a CDS encoding transglutaminase domain-containing protein: MRVAQRPFVPFVLAATIALSGTVDAQQSTILHEFLPPDPQENLSFNTTTIDGDLPAAVQTPSGIATAPDPRRPPDARNLYGGQTTDDTPESTYEPDRDTRRPNVENYEDPFTPSTAPFKRLRAFDAVLDDYTLAVRDKTLRPVPIGGALAPGEETFYGDFSVGLIPDQPVRIPNVGPGTRLLRLSSNPETRIEVVRDGADNWFVRGRDRKEVRLVVQLGIPRATFGSTFANVGWSELDRLVPPQPATHRAAFTQVAEAIGVSREMRPREVLEKMVGYFRSFEPSDDPPRGREDIYLDLALTRKGVCRHRSFAFLVTALNIGLPARMIVNEAHAWVEAFDGNLWHRIDLGGAALNMQTEQDDRPTHQPPADPYAWPESQDSGQEMADRARNQAGGQSGASQSGDQNGATPSPSATTSSSASAPEPPPAPTTSEPADPDAPPAEITVGEVGRDVRRGLPVILRGEVKSGGSTCPNVRVDVLLRSTNAPEGFVVGALSTDERGAYHGPVVVPRELSLGEYELVLRTPGGARCGAGETR; encoded by the coding sequence ATGCGCGTGGCCCAGCGTCCGTTCGTGCCCTTCGTCCTCGCCGCGACGATCGCCCTCTCCGGCACGGTCGACGCCCAGCAGAGCACGATCCTGCACGAGTTTCTCCCGCCCGATCCGCAGGAGAACCTCTCGTTCAACACGACCACCATCGACGGCGATCTGCCCGCCGCGGTGCAGACGCCGAGCGGCATCGCCACCGCGCCCGATCCACGCAGGCCGCCCGACGCGCGCAACCTCTACGGCGGACAGACCACCGACGACACGCCCGAGTCCACCTACGAGCCCGACCGGGACACGCGCCGCCCGAACGTCGAGAACTACGAAGACCCGTTCACGCCCTCCACCGCGCCCTTCAAGCGCCTGCGCGCCTTCGACGCCGTCCTCGACGACTACACCCTCGCCGTCCGTGACAAGACCCTCCGCCCCGTCCCCATCGGCGGCGCGCTCGCCCCGGGCGAGGAGACGTTTTACGGCGACTTCTCCGTCGGCCTCATCCCCGACCAGCCCGTGCGGATCCCCAACGTCGGCCCCGGGACGCGCCTGCTCCGCCTGAGCTCGAACCCCGAGACGCGGATCGAGGTCGTGCGCGACGGCGCCGACAACTGGTTCGTCCGCGGTCGTGATCGCAAGGAGGTGCGCCTCGTGGTCCAGCTCGGCATCCCGCGCGCGACGTTCGGCAGCACGTTCGCCAACGTCGGCTGGAGCGAGCTCGACCGCCTCGTGCCGCCGCAGCCCGCCACGCACCGCGCCGCCTTCACGCAGGTCGCCGAGGCCATCGGCGTCTCGCGCGAGATGCGGCCGCGCGAGGTGCTCGAGAAGATGGTCGGCTACTTCCGCTCGTTCGAGCCCTCCGACGATCCGCCCCGCGGCCGCGAGGACATCTACCTCGACCTCGCGCTCACGCGAAAGGGCGTCTGCCGGCACCGCTCGTTCGCCTTCCTCGTGACCGCGCTCAACATCGGCCTGCCCGCGCGCATGATCGTCAACGAGGCGCACGCGTGGGTCGAGGCCTTCGACGGCAACCTCTGGCATCGCATCGACCTCGGCGGCGCCGCGCTCAACATGCAGACCGAGCAGGACGATCGCCCCACGCACCAGCCGCCCGCCGACCCCTACGCGTGGCCGGAGAGCCAGGACTCCGGGCAAGAGATGGCCGACCGCGCCCGCAATCAGGCCGGCGGGCAGAGCGGCGCGTCGCAGAGCGGCGATCAGAACGGCGCCACGCCTTCGCCGAGCGCGACCACGTCGTCGAGCGCGAGCGCGCCCGAGCCTCCGCCCGCGCCAACCACGAGCGAGCCGGCCGATCCCGACGCGCCTCCCGCGGAGATCACGGTGGGCGAGGTCGGCCGCGACGTACGCCGAGGGCTGCCGGTGATCTTGAGGGGCGAGGTGAAGAGCGGCGGCAGCACGTGCCCGAACGTGCGCGTCGACGTGCTCTTGCGCAGCACGAACGCGCCCGAGGGTTTCGTCGTCGGCGCGCTCTCGACGGACGAGCGCGGCGCCTACCACGGGCCCGTGGTGGTCCCGCGGGAGCTCTCGCTCGGCGAGTACGAGCTCGTGCTGCGCACGCCGGGCGGCGCGCGTTGTGGGGCAGGGGAGACGAGATGA
- a CDS encoding NUDIX hydrolase: MVDAVRFVEGAPRLAVGAAVIDRSEDEPRILLVRRAFPPMAGTWSLPGGRVEPGERLEVAVAREVAEESGLVVRVGPLVEVVEVVDPPYHYVILDYACLRTGGGLSAGDDASEVILARVDEFVRLGVTEAVRRVVNRALVLQ; this comes from the coding sequence GTGGTAGACGCGGTCCGGTTCGTCGAGGGCGCGCCGCGGCTCGCCGTGGGCGCGGCCGTGATCGATCGCAGCGAGGACGAGCCGCGGATCCTGCTCGTCCGCCGCGCGTTTCCGCCGATGGCCGGGACGTGGTCCTTGCCGGGCGGGCGGGTGGAACCTGGAGAGCGGCTCGAGGTCGCGGTCGCCCGGGAGGTGGCCGAGGAGTCGGGCCTCGTCGTGAGGGTCGGTCCGCTCGTCGAGGTCGTCGAGGTCGTCGATCCTCCCTACCATTACGTGATCCTCGATTATGCCTGTCTCCGGACGGGCGGGGGTCTCTCGGCGGGGGACGACGCGAGCGAGGTGATCCTGGCGCGCGTGGACGAATTTGTCCGTCTCGGGGTGACGGAGGCCGTCCGGCGCGTCGTGAACCGGGCGCTCGTGCTGCAATGA
- a CDS encoding carboxypeptidase-like regulatory domain-containing protein, giving the protein MWGPGKHARLASASFVITAATRLLVGCGGDEPAGAGGAGGQGGAVVSSSSSVASIGASTGAGGALPELFTVTGVVTDGEAPVPGAIVMQGGGAPALVTGPDGAFMIELSTDIPGAPTVVAAKEGYRSAGIELDVLPEAPIELVLREAAPPDNTDYPFGPPGVGDEAKDATTAVCGHCHTTLVAQFQQSAHARATRDPLVQDLYAGTTRAHADAGSCAAAGGAWRAGRVPGSMMETAPRCYLGGGVLPDLNGCGAKGALACDDPALPPAERPTAFGACADCHAAGINGKAGGRDLLEATGIAFEHGNHCDTCHKVRDIDLEKPPGTAGRLVLQRPSEKVSDDPLGKLRQVMFGPLPDVPNPFMGGSYQPKFSEATFCAGCHELSQPALLPGQSVDPSRFPGGLPVHSTFAEWSESPYAEIGAPCQHCHMPPNEGLWNTLDKTTPKNGGITFGFVRPPEQIRSHAFRGPLSGTPRLLDLSLGMWMTAKVMGSVIDVVVTLSNQGCGHALPTGEPMRALVLVIRAEACGEVLLAKAGPTVPDVGGAWAEGVVGQGVTVAGTSWAWPEGAARAQAGQVLRVVRETGSFLDYPGIGFFANPALSPADKGIPIRLPVAELKVLSAENGHIVAEGAAAVMPGDRVFLGDALAAELLDGANSTALAGAPGQTFARVLVDAEGKRSAPHHRAVDMASDSRLPPLSPVTSAHAFELPAGCPGATVTATALYRPVPAEMAKERGWEARDWVVAARKELVGGG; this is encoded by the coding sequence ATGTGGGGTCCCGGCAAACACGCGCGTCTCGCTTCCGCCTCGTTCGTGATCACGGCCGCGACCCGGCTGCTCGTCGGCTGCGGCGGCGACGAACCCGCGGGCGCGGGCGGCGCAGGCGGGCAAGGCGGCGCCGTCGTGTCGTCGTCGTCCTCTGTCGCGTCGATCGGAGCGTCGACGGGCGCGGGGGGCGCGCTGCCCGAGCTGTTCACGGTGACGGGCGTGGTGACGGACGGCGAGGCGCCCGTGCCCGGCGCGATCGTGATGCAAGGCGGCGGCGCGCCCGCGCTCGTGACGGGGCCCGACGGTGCTTTTATGATCGAGCTCTCGACGGACATCCCGGGCGCGCCCACGGTCGTGGCGGCGAAGGAGGGCTACCGGAGCGCGGGGATCGAGCTCGACGTGCTCCCCGAAGCGCCGATCGAGCTCGTCCTGCGCGAGGCCGCGCCGCCGGACAACACCGACTACCCGTTCGGTCCGCCGGGCGTGGGCGACGAGGCGAAAGACGCGACGACCGCCGTCTGCGGCCATTGCCACACGACGCTGGTCGCGCAATTCCAGCAATCGGCGCACGCGAGAGCGACGCGGGATCCGCTCGTGCAGGACCTCTATGCGGGGACGACGCGCGCGCACGCGGACGCGGGCTCGTGCGCGGCGGCGGGCGGGGCGTGGCGCGCGGGGCGGGTGCCGGGATCGATGATGGAGACGGCGCCGCGTTGTTATCTCGGCGGCGGGGTCTTGCCGGACCTCAACGGTTGTGGGGCGAAGGGCGCGCTCGCGTGTGACGACCCGGCCTTGCCTCCGGCCGAGAGGCCGACGGCGTTCGGCGCGTGCGCCGATTGCCACGCCGCGGGCATCAACGGGAAGGCCGGCGGCCGGGATCTGCTGGAGGCGACGGGGATCGCGTTCGAGCATGGAAACCACTGCGACACGTGCCACAAGGTGCGGGACATCGACCTCGAAAAGCCCCCGGGGACGGCGGGGCGGCTCGTCTTGCAACGGCCGAGCGAGAAGGTCTCGGACGATCCCCTCGGAAAACTGCGGCAGGTGATGTTCGGCCCGCTGCCGGACGTGCCGAACCCGTTCATGGGCGGCAGTTATCAGCCGAAGTTCTCGGAGGCGACGTTCTGCGCGGGTTGCCACGAGCTCTCGCAGCCGGCGCTCCTGCCGGGTCAATCGGTAGACCCTTCACGTTTCCCGGGCGGCCTGCCCGTGCACTCCACGTTCGCGGAGTGGTCCGAGAGCCCCTATGCCGAGATCGGCGCGCCCTGCCAGCATTGCCACATGCCGCCGAACGAGGGGCTCTGGAACACGCTGGACAAGACGACCCCGAAAAACGGCGGCATCACGTTCGGGTTCGTGCGTCCGCCGGAGCAGATCCGGTCGCACGCATTTCGAGGGCCGCTCTCCGGGACGCCGCGGCTCCTCGACCTCTCGCTCGGCATGTGGATGACGGCGAAGGTGATGGGGAGCGTGATCGACGTGGTGGTGACCCTCTCGAACCAGGGGTGCGGGCACGCATTGCCGACGGGCGAGCCGATGCGAGCCCTCGTGCTGGTCATTCGCGCGGAGGCCTGCGGGGAGGTGCTCCTGGCGAAGGCGGGGCCGACGGTGCCGGACGTGGGCGGCGCGTGGGCGGAGGGCGTCGTCGGGCAAGGCGTGACCGTCGCGGGGACGTCATGGGCCTGGCCGGAGGGCGCGGCGCGCGCACAGGCGGGGCAGGTCTTGCGGGTGGTGCGGGAGACGGGGAGCTTCCTGGATTACCCGGGGATCGGGTTCTTCGCGAATCCGGCGCTCTCGCCGGCGGACAAGGGAATCCCGATTCGCCTGCCGGTGGCCGAGCTGAAGGTGCTCTCCGCGGAGAACGGGCACATCGTGGCGGAGGGCGCGGCGGCGGTGATGCCGGGGGATCGGGTCTTCCTCGGCGACGCGCTCGCGGCGGAGCTCCTGGACGGCGCGAATTCGACGGCGCTCGCGGGGGCCCCGGGACAAACGTTCGCGCGGGTGCTCGTGGACGCGGAGGGAAAGCGGTCCGCTCCGCATCATCGCGCGGTGGACATGGCGAGCGACAGCAGGCTCCCGCCGCTCTCGCCGGTCACGAGCGCACATGCGTTCGAGCTGCCGGCGGGTTGTCCGGGCGCGACGGTGACAGCGACGGCGCTCTATCGGCCGGTCCCGGCGGAGATGGCAAAAGAGCGCGGGTGGGAGGCGCGGGATTGGGTGGTGGCGGCGCGGAAGGAGCTCGTCGGCGGCGGCTGA
- the otsB gene encoding trehalose-phosphatase, whose protein sequence is MDEHALVARIARATSLLVATDFDGTIADITTEPDGARARADALSALSALAALPGVHLAVVSGRDMKSLHERTRALVSVYRVAEHGAFLEAPDGTQLGAAHVAPARVLDELVRLAEAHHARVPGMRVERKTSSVAVHVREVEPDARAAAVEMLAAFRRAARAAELVVIDGRQVVEARDPRASKETALAFVLSRLPEGTFVVYAGDDTTDEGAIALARQRGGAGIYVASAERPTPNVEADLVLPGPPAWAELLERIARARSS, encoded by the coding sequence ATGGACGAGCACGCCCTGGTCGCCCGCATCGCCCGAGCCACCTCGTTGCTCGTCGCCACGGACTTCGACGGCACGATCGCGGACATCACGACCGAGCCGGACGGCGCGCGCGCGCGGGCCGACGCGCTCTCCGCGCTCTCCGCGCTCGCGGCCTTGCCCGGCGTGCACCTCGCCGTCGTCTCGGGTCGCGACATGAAGAGCCTGCACGAACGGACGCGCGCGCTCGTGTCGGTCTACCGCGTGGCCGAGCACGGCGCCTTCCTCGAAGCGCCGGACGGGACGCAGCTCGGGGCGGCCCACGTCGCGCCGGCGCGGGTGCTCGACGAGCTCGTGCGCCTCGCCGAAGCGCACCACGCGCGTGTCCCCGGCATGCGCGTCGAGCGCAAGACGAGCAGCGTCGCCGTGCACGTGCGGGAGGTCGAGCCGGACGCGCGCGCGGCGGCGGTGGAGATGCTCGCCGCGTTCCGCCGAGCTGCGCGCGCCGCGGAGCTCGTGGTGATCGACGGCAGGCAGGTCGTCGAGGCGCGTGACCCGCGCGCGTCGAAGGAGACGGCGCTCGCGTTCGTGCTCTCGCGCCTGCCGGAGGGGACGTTCGTCGTGTACGCGGGGGACGACACCACCGACGAGGGCGCGATCGCCCTGGCGCGGCAGCGGGGAGGGGCGGGGATCTACGTGGCGTCGGCAGAGCGGCCGACGCCGAACGTCGAGGCGGATCTGGTGCTGCCCGGCCCACCCGCGTGGGCCGAGCTGCTCGAGCGGATCGCGAGGGCGCGTTCGAGTTGA
- a CDS encoding TlpA family protein disulfide reductase — protein MSSRSSFVRTLSALVMGAALSLTLAACGGGAASGGGAETGGAEGGLVGQPAPEFTAEAVTGEGPKSVKEANGKVTIIDFWATYCGPCKKSFPKYQELVDQFGGDLSVIAVSVDEEDTDKAKLEEFVKATGVKFSVVWDKDKSAAKAYSPPKMPTAFIVDKTGTVRHIHAGYGEGEEEKIAEEIKTLLGQ, from the coding sequence ATGAGCTCGAGATCGTCCTTTGTCCGCACCCTGAGCGCGCTCGTCATGGGCGCGGCCCTCTCGCTCACCCTCGCCGCGTGCGGCGGCGGCGCCGCGTCGGGCGGCGGTGCAGAGACCGGAGGCGCCGAGGGCGGCCTCGTCGGGCAGCCGGCGCCCGAGTTCACCGCCGAGGCGGTCACGGGCGAGGGCCCGAAGAGCGTGAAGGAAGCGAACGGGAAGGTCACCATCATCGACTTCTGGGCGACGTACTGCGGCCCCTGCAAGAAGTCGTTCCCGAAGTACCAGGAGCTCGTCGATCAGTTCGGCGGCGACCTCAGCGTCATCGCGGTGAGCGTCGACGAGGAGGACACGGACAAGGCCAAGCTCGAGGAGTTCGTCAAGGCGACGGGCGTGAAGTTCTCCGTCGTCTGGGACAAGGACAAGAGCGCGGCGAAGGCCTACAGCCCGCCCAAGATGCCGACCGCGTTCATCGTCGACAAGACGGGCACGGTCCGCCACATCCACGCCGGCTACGGCGAGGGTGAAGAAGAGAAGATCGCCGAGGAGATCAAGACGCTTCTCGGTCAGTAA
- a CDS encoding DUF4266 domain-containing protein, with amino-acid sequence MMNDDSSASLPARVGRALLVVLVLGGGLFASTGCAPVAPYERGKLAHPTMSAADMAGFGESHLRAITEGAVGGSGGTGSGCGCN; translated from the coding sequence ATGATGAACGACGACAGCTCTGCCTCGCTCCCCGCGCGCGTCGGTCGCGCTCTTCTCGTGGTCCTCGTGCTCGGCGGCGGCCTCTTCGCGAGCACCGGGTGTGCGCCCGTCGCGCCGTACGAGCGCGGCAAGCTCGCGCATCCGACGATGTCGGCGGCCGACATGGCCGGGTTCGGCGAGTCGCACCTGCGCGCCATCACCGAGGGCGCCGTCGGGGGCAGCGGCGGCACGGGGAGCGGCTGCGGCTGCAACTGA
- a CDS encoding DUF3570 domain-containing protein, translated as MRRLAQALLAPLVAAALLLAPALASAAPNDEEVEVLVQTVLEASYKEGRYKEALDTLNLAKQACAKRSSCSSKVRAKLYVALGTVLAGGMKKPGDAKAAFATAIKEDPTIALFPDYTSPEIEKAWSDARAGGSPSGGNQQTKEAKAAAAASGGSGKLKATYEGQRPARGWRTGEGWFYYDQAIKAEKEREWLDCAGYGRASYEAEDRTSTLFLVASCEARAGLWVEAVSDYEATAEAASRKNIRKTAAQARARADELRAKIPKIVLQKPANATDLKVRLNGVELGEEQLGAEILVNPGERTIVATGKVNGAEQSFEQRVNVGEGETATVEIKLVPKGKAIDRALVKCMQDAQTQDQFDDCISKARKLPLNMKFGLEFSAYHDSDKVDVVSPTFFFNVENPTSGWGFGGSFLVDVVTAASTDIVATASPRWTEQRYVPALGGHKKFGDVDVNLHAAMSIEPDYLATSVGTTVAIDLKQKTVTPSLSYDFSYDIAGRSGTSYEVFSRRIQRHALDLASSFVLDKNSVLTTNFSLVVESGDSSKPYRYIPTFAPDIAPRVLPGQSLATVNFYRNPERILEQLPLSRQRFALAARYARRFSASTLRAEERLYADSWGVKATTTDLRYLYDVGKNIRVWPHFRFHAQTGAAFWQLAYVAERTPTGLQVPALRTGDRELGALLGVTGGLGTRIAFGEAKNWGLVASGDVIYTRFLNTLFILQRFGYFGALTLEVDVE; from the coding sequence ATGCGCCGCCTCGCACAAGCCCTCCTCGCCCCGCTCGTCGCCGCCGCGCTCCTCCTCGCTCCCGCGCTCGCGAGCGCGGCGCCCAACGACGAGGAGGTCGAGGTCCTCGTCCAGACGGTGCTCGAGGCGAGCTACAAGGAAGGCAGATACAAGGAGGCGCTCGACACGCTCAACCTGGCGAAACAAGCGTGCGCCAAGAGGAGCTCTTGCAGCTCCAAGGTCCGCGCCAAGCTCTACGTCGCGCTCGGCACCGTGCTCGCCGGCGGCATGAAGAAGCCTGGCGACGCGAAGGCCGCCTTCGCCACGGCGATCAAGGAAGACCCGACGATCGCCCTCTTCCCCGACTACACCTCGCCCGAGATCGAGAAGGCGTGGAGCGACGCGCGCGCCGGCGGCTCGCCGAGCGGCGGCAACCAGCAGACGAAAGAGGCCAAGGCCGCCGCCGCTGCGTCGGGAGGCAGCGGCAAGCTCAAGGCCACGTACGAAGGCCAGCGCCCCGCGCGCGGGTGGCGCACGGGCGAGGGCTGGTTCTACTACGACCAGGCGATCAAGGCCGAGAAAGAGCGCGAGTGGCTCGACTGCGCCGGGTACGGGAGGGCCTCGTACGAGGCCGAGGATCGCACCTCGACGTTGTTCCTCGTCGCCTCGTGTGAGGCGCGCGCGGGCCTCTGGGTCGAGGCCGTCAGCGACTACGAGGCCACGGCCGAGGCCGCGTCGCGCAAGAACATCCGCAAGACGGCGGCGCAGGCGCGGGCGCGCGCCGACGAGCTGCGCGCCAAGATCCCGAAGATCGTCCTGCAGAAGCCCGCGAACGCGACCGACCTCAAGGTCCGCTTGAACGGCGTCGAGCTCGGCGAGGAGCAGCTCGGCGCCGAGATCCTCGTCAACCCCGGCGAACGCACGATCGTCGCGACGGGCAAGGTGAACGGCGCCGAGCAGTCCTTCGAGCAGCGGGTGAACGTCGGCGAAGGCGAGACGGCCACGGTCGAGATCAAGCTCGTGCCGAAGGGCAAGGCGATCGACCGCGCGCTCGTCAAGTGCATGCAGGACGCGCAGACGCAGGACCAGTTCGACGACTGCATCTCGAAGGCCCGCAAGCTGCCGCTGAACATGAAGTTCGGCCTGGAGTTCTCGGCGTATCACGACTCGGACAAGGTCGACGTCGTGAGCCCGACCTTCTTCTTCAACGTCGAGAACCCGACGAGCGGCTGGGGTTTTGGTGGCTCGTTCCTCGTCGACGTGGTGACGGCCGCGTCGACGGACATCGTGGCCACGGCCTCGCCGCGCTGGACCGAGCAGCGTTACGTGCCTGCGCTCGGCGGTCACAAGAAGTTCGGCGACGTCGACGTGAACCTGCATGCGGCGATGTCGATCGAGCCCGACTACCTGGCGACGAGCGTGGGCACCACGGTCGCGATCGACCTGAAGCAGAAGACGGTCACGCCGAGCTTGAGCTACGACTTCTCGTACGACATCGCGGGCCGATCGGGCACGAGCTACGAGGTGTTCTCGCGGCGGATCCAGCGCCACGCGCTCGACCTCGCCTCCTCGTTCGTCCTCGACAAGAACTCCGTCCTGACGACGAACTTCAGCCTGGTGGTCGAGTCGGGTGACAGCTCGAAGCCCTACCGCTACATCCCGACGTTCGCGCCGGACATCGCGCCTCGTGTCTTGCCGGGCCAGTCGCTCGCGACGGTGAACTTCTACCGAAACCCCGAGCGTATTCTCGAGCAGCTCCCGCTGAGCCGTCAGCGCTTCGCGCTCGCCGCCCGTTACGCGCGCCGCTTCTCCGCGAGCACGCTCCGCGCCGAGGAGCGGCTCTACGCCGATAGCTGGGGCGTGAAGGCCACGACGACGGACCTGCGTTACCTCTACGACGTCGGCAAGAACATCCGCGTCTGGCCGCATTTCCGCTTCCACGCGCAGACGGGCGCGGCCTTCTGGCAACTCGCGTACGTGGCCGAGCGGACGCCGACGGGCCTGCAGGTCCCGGCGTTGCGCACGGGCGACCGCGAGCTCGGCGCGCTTCTCGGCGTGACCGGCGGCCTCGGCACGCGTATCGCGTTTGGCGAGGCCAAGAACTGGGGCCTCGTCGCGAGCGGCGACGTGATCTACACGCGCTTCTTGAACACGCTCTTCATCCTGCAGCGCTTCGGTTATTTCGGCGCGCTGACGCTGGAGGTCGACGTCGAATGA
- a CDS encoding VOC family protein: MARPTDKLDEVVRFYRDGVGLPEIGSFSGHAGYDGVMLGLPDASIHLEFTRHVDGSPGAAPSRDNLLVLYIPDRAERMRIAQRLARMGYPEVEPENPYWKGKSVTIADPDGYRVVLFDGTFGARPAP; encoded by the coding sequence GTGGCGAGGCCGACGGACAAGCTCGACGAGGTGGTCCGTTTTTATCGGGACGGGGTGGGTTTACCGGAGATCGGCTCGTTTTCGGGGCACGCGGGGTATGACGGGGTGATGCTCGGCTTGCCGGACGCGTCGATACACCTGGAGTTCACGCGTCATGTCGACGGGAGCCCGGGAGCGGCTCCTTCGCGGGACAATTTGCTTGTCCTTTACATCCCGGATCGGGCGGAGCGGATGCGCATCGCGCAGCGGCTCGCGCGGATGGGTTATCCCGAGGTCGAGCCGGAGAACCCGTACTGGAAGGGCAAGAGCGTGACGATCGCGGATCCCGACGGTTATCGCGTGGTGCTCTTCGACGGGACGTTCGGCGCTCGTCCTGCGCCGTGA
- a CDS encoding cupin domain-containing protein has product MLRVLFVGILGLLGFVSAPARAEPPQRAEGQGAEGGATFHADIAALTRQNTAFRRVLFTAKKMQIVAMSIPPGGDIGEEMHQRVEQVLFLVEGEGKVVINGVASPFRPGDVVLVTPGVRHNFVNTGKAPLKLYTLYAPPNHLPGRVHLTKADAEADVENEAFGRLVE; this is encoded by the coding sequence ATGCTGCGAGTTTTATTCGTGGGAATCCTGGGGCTCTTGGGTTTCGTCTCGGCGCCCGCGCGGGCCGAGCCTCCGCAGAGGGCCGAGGGGCAGGGCGCGGAGGGCGGGGCGACGTTCCACGCGGACATCGCCGCGCTCACCCGGCAGAATACGGCCTTTCGCCGCGTGCTCTTCACCGCGAAGAAGATGCAGATCGTGGCGATGAGCATCCCGCCGGGGGGTGACATCGGCGAGGAGATGCATCAGCGAGTCGAGCAGGTCCTCTTTTTGGTGGAAGGGGAGGGAAAGGTCGTCATCAATGGCGTCGCGTCGCCCTTCCGGCCCGGCGACGTGGTGCTCGTGACGCCCGGCGTGCGGCACAATTTCGTCAATACGGGCAAGGCGCCGCTGAAGCTGTATACGCTGTACGCGCCGCCGAACCACCTGCCGGGCCGCGTCCACCTGACGAAGGCCGACGCCGAGGCGGACGTGGAGAACGAGGCATTCGGGCGGCTCGTGGAGTGA